The Papaver somniferum cultivar HN1 chromosome 3, ASM357369v1, whole genome shotgun sequence genome includes a region encoding these proteins:
- the LOC113356754 gene encoding squamosa promoter-binding-like protein 14 — MEDVGAQIAHPMYIHQTLPGRFCEAPNMARKRDLPWQSPMFIQQQQQQQQFQQQQHQRFQNSKGNWNPNGWNWDHVTFVGKPSDAEVMQIRPAATPMVVQEQKSKVEENRIPVAMKKDSVDEENLTLKLGGNLYSTEDNASRPNKRVRSGSPGGGGGAAGGNYPMCQVDDCKGDLSNAKDYHRRHKVCEVHSKTTKALVGKQMQRFCQQCSRFHPLSEFDEGKRSCRRRLAGHNRRRRKTQPEDVSSRMVIPGNQDNPSNGNLDVVNLLTAIARLQENNAEKSVPDKDRLIQILSKMATPPVPSNSVTRNSLPGNFDLNVSQEVSSEHQNKMTGGRNTSAPSTMDMLTVLSTLAASSPDALAFLSQRSSISSENDKTKVNCLEKAADQNLPRQPVPGFSSAGGERSSTSYQSPVEVSDGHAQGTQPSLQLQLFSSSPENDSPPKMGSAYKYFSSDSSNPMESPSSSPPVVQKFFPMQTTSEIMKHERMSISGEDNGAVEASTTRGWSSPLELFKGPKGRVEDRSIQNLPYQGGYASSSGSDHSPSSSNSDAQNRTGRIIFKLFDKDPSSFPGTLRNQILEWLSHSPSEMESYIRPGCVILSIYVLMPCTAWDQLQEDLLQRVNFLVRDLDPGFWSSGRFLVHTDRQLASHKDGKVRLCKSWRTWSAPEIMSVSPLAVVCGQETSLMLRGRNLSVPGTKIHCTYMGGYLSKEVLGSEGTVYDDTSSESFDFPSGFPTVLGRCFIEVENGFKGNSFPVIIADAAICHELRLLEFEFKEDGRVGDNASEDQMQDSECPRSREDCLYFLNELGWLFQRMNSTYSDCPSFSHTRFKFLITFSIERDWCTLIKTLLDILVERNTGKDGLSKDSLEMLSEVHLLNRAVKRKCRKMVDLLIHYFVSSSTDSSKKYLFPPNQTGPGGITPLHLAACTLDSKEMVDALTSDPQEIGLNCWNSLLDTNGQSPFAYASARNNHYYNRLVSRKLIDRKRGQVSISVMEEDTSLDNSWIVAEESVKATPHPTESKPCGKCSIAATRYYKRMPGYQGLLHRPYVHSMLAIAAVCVCVCLFLRGSPDIGSVAPFKWENLHFGTS; from the exons ATGGAAGATGTGGGTGCACAAATTGCTCATCCCATGTATATTCATCAAACACTTCCTGGTAGATTTTGTGAAGCCCCAAACATGGCAAGGAAGCGAGATCTGCCATGGCAAAGTCCTATGTTtattcaacaacagcaacaacaacaacagtttcagcagcagcagcaccagagatTTCAGAATTCGAAAGGTAATTGGAACCCAAATGGTTGGAATTGGGATCATGTAACTTTTGTTGGCAAACCGTCAGATGCAGAGGTTATGCAAATTAGACCAGCTGCTACACCTATGGTTGTACAAGAGCAGAAGAGTAAAGTGGAGGAAAACCGGATTCCTGTGGCTATGAAGAAGGATTCTGTAGATGAAGAGAATTTAACATTGAAGCTCGGTGGGAATCTGTATTCTACTGAAGATAATGCTTCAAGGCCTAACAAACGTGTCCGATCTGGATCTCCTGGAGGTGGCGGTGGTGCTGCTGGTGGTAACTACCCTATGTGTCAAGTAGATGATTGTAAAGGAGATCTCTCAAATGCTAAGGATTATCACCGGCGACATAAAGTTTGTGAAGTTCACAGCAAGACCACCAAAGCTCTGGTGGGTAAGCAGATGCAGAGATTCTGCCAGCAGTGTAGCAG GTTTCACCCTCTTTCTGAGTTTGATGAAGGAAAGAGAAGTTGTAGGCGTAGGCTTGCAGGGCACAACCGTAGAAGAAGGAAAACTCAACCAGAGGACGTCTCGTCACGTATGGTAATACCTGGAAACCAAGATAACCCAAGCAATGGAAATTTAGATGTTGTCAATCTTTTGACCGCCATAGCTCGTCTTCAAG AAAATAATGCTGAAAAATCTGTACCTGATAAGGATCGATTGATTCAGATTCTTAGTAAGATGGCTACACCCCCTGTTCCCTCGAATTCTGTTACCAGAAATTCTTTACCTGGGAACTTCGATCTGAATGTTTCGCAAGAGGTTTCTTCAGAACACCAAAACAAAATGACCGGAGGCAGAAACACTTCTGCTCCATCAACTATGGATATGCTTACAGTTCTCTCAACATTGGCTGCATCTTCTCCGGATGCACTTGCTTTTCTATCTCAAAGAAGCAGCATCAGCAGTGAAAATGATAAGACCAAGGTTAACTGTTTAGAGAAGGCAGCTGATCAGAACTTACCAAGGCAACCAGTCCCAGGGTTTTCATCTGCAGGAGGAGAGAGAAGTAGTACTAGTTACCAGTCCCCAGTAGAAGTTTCTGATGGCCATGCTCAAGGGACTCAACCGAGTTTGCAGCTGCAACTATTTAGTTCCTCGCCGGAGAACGATAGCCCTCCGAAGATGGGATCTGCTTATAAGTATTTCTCTTCGGATAGTAGTAATCCTATGGAGTCTCCTTCATCATCACCTCCTGTTGTGCAAAAGTTCTTCCCTATGCAAACGACTTCTGAAATTATGAAGCACGAGAGGATGTCTATTAGCGGGGAGGATAATGGGGCGGTTGAAGCTAGCACCACTCGTGGTTGGTCCTCTCCTTTGGAACTCTTTAAAGGGCCAAAAGGACGAGTCGAGGATCGCTCGATTCAAAATTTACCATACCAAGGAGGGTACGCTTCATCTTCGGGATCAGATCACTCTCCTTCTAGCTCAAATTCTGATGCACAG AATCGAACAGGGCGTATCATATTCAAACTCTTCGATAAAGATCCTAGCAGTTTCCCTGGGACCCTAAGAAATCAA ATCTTAGAATGGCTTTCTCACAGTCCATCTGAAATGGAGAGCTACATTAGGCCTGGCTGTGTTATTCTCTCTATTTATGTGTTAATGCCTTGTACTGCCTGGGATCAA CTCCAAGAAGATCTCCTCCAGCGTGTAAATTTTCTTGTTCGTGATTTGGATCCAGGATTTTGGAGTAGCGGAAGGTTTTTAGTTCATACAGACAGGCAATTAGCATCACATAAAGATG GGAAGGTCCGCTTGTGCAAGTCATGGAGAACATGGAGCGCTCCAGAGATAATGTCTGTGTCACCTCTGGCAGTGGTATGTGGGCAAGAAACATCTCTTATGCTAAGAGGTCGAAATCTGTCTGTGCCAGGGACCAA AATTCACTGCACTTATATGGGAGGATACTTGTCCAAAGAAGTTTTAGGATCAGAAGGCACTGTTTATGATGACACAAGCTCAGAAAGTTTTGATTTTCCAAGTGGTTTTCCCACAGTCCTTGGTCGCTGTTTCATAGAG GTAGAGAATGGTTTCAAGGGAAACAGCTTTCCTGTTATAATTGCTGATGCTGCTATCTGCCACGAATTGAGACTCCTAGAATTTGAGTTTAAGGAAGATGGTAGAGTAGGTGATAATGCTTCAGAAGATCAGATGCAGGATTCAGAATGTCCAAGATCTAGGGAGGATTGCCTATATTTTCTGAATGAACTCGGATGGCTTTTCCAAAGAATGAACTCTACTTACAGTGACTGTCCCAGTTTCTCTCATACAAGGTTCAAATTTCTTATTACATTCTCGATTGAAAGGGACTGGTGTACTTTGATTAAAACACTGCTAGACATACTCGTGGAGAGAAACACTGGTAAGGATGGATTATCAAAGGACTCGTTGGAAATGCTTTCAGAGGTCCACCTCTTGAATCGGGCGGTGAAGAGGAAGTGCAGGAAAATGGTCGATCTTCTCATTCATTATTTTGTAAGCAGCTCTACTGATTCCTCCAAGAAGTACCTCTTCCCACCAAATCAAACTGGCCCTGGTGGCATTACTCCTTTACACTTGGCTGCTTGCACACTTGATTCAAAGGAAATGGTAGATGCCTTGACAAGTGACCCTCAGGAG ATTGGGTTGAACTGCTGGAATTCGCTGTTGGATACAAATGGGCAGTCTCCATTTGCCTATGCCTCGGCTAGGAATAATCACTATTACAACAGGCTGGTGTCTCGGAAGCTCATCGATAGAAAACGTGGTCAGGTCTCTATATCAGTCATGGAGGAGGACACCTCCTTAGATAACTCATGGATAGTTGCAGAGGAATCCGTGAAGGCAACTCCCCATCCAACGGAAAGTAAACCATGTGGTAAATGCTCAATTGCGGCAACGAGATATTACAAGCGTATGCCAGGTTATCAAGGGTTACTTCACCGCCCTTACGTGCATTCAATGCTTGCAATTGCTGCTGTATGTGTTTGTGTGTGTCTATTCCTTCGTGGCTCACCTGACATTGGCTCTGTAGCTCCCTTCAAGTGGGAGAATCTTCATTTCGGCACAAGTTAA